AGAGCTTCCTGTTGAAATTCCTTTCATTCTAAGTAACCATCCTGATTTGAAATACGTGGCGGATCAGTTCGATATACCTTACCATTATATACCCTTTAACAAAGAAAATCGTGCTGAATGTGAAAAAAAGCAAATAGCTCTTCTCAAGGAATATGAGGTTGATTTTATTGTCTTAGCCAGGTACATGCAAATTGTTAGCGGTAATTTAATTAATTTATATCCTGATAAAATTATAAATATTCACCATTCCTTTTTACCTGCTTTCGCAGGAGCCAAACCATACCACGCAGCTTTTGAAAGGGGCGTTAAAATTATTGGGGCCACAAGTCACTATGTAACGGAAGAGCTGGATGCAGGTCCAATTATAGAACAGGACGTAACACCTGTATCCCATATCCATTCAATTTCGGACTTTATTAACAAGGGTCGTGATTTGGAGAAAATAGTTTTGTCAAGGGCTGTAAAACTTCATGTACATAGAAAAACGATGGTCTATAACAATAAAACCGTAATTTTCTCGTAAACCTTTTTAAAATCAACCTTTAATTATCGATTATGAGAAGAAAGTTTGGAGTGATTGTAGTTTTATTCATGATGGTTTCCTGCAATGAGTTACAACAAGTAGTTAATCAACTACCCTCTGGAACCACTTTAGGGAATGCGGAAATTGCGAACGGACTCAAGGCCGCCCTTGAAAAAGGTATCTCGGACCAAGTGGACAAATTAACCCAAACAGACGGATTCTTTAAAAATGAACTGGTAAAAATCCTATTACCGGAAGAATTGAGAAAAGTTGATAAAACACTCAGAGACATAGGATTAGGTAATTTAGCCGATGAAGGACTCAAGGTATTGAATAGAGCCGCGGAAGATGCAGTTTCCGAGGCGACTCCCATATTTGTTGATGCCGTTAAAGGCATGACTTTTAACGATGCCAAATCCATTTTGTTAGGTGAAGATAATGCAGCCACTAGCTATTTGACACAAAGAACCCGTACAGCTTTATATGACAAATTCAACCCCGTTATAAAATCGTCGTTTGAAAAGGTAGGAGCTGATCAAATCTGGAGCAACCTAATAAACAGGTATAATACCATTCCTTTAACAAACGATGTAAATCCGGATTTGACCGATTATGTGACCCAAGAGGCACTTGATGGCGTCTTTACCATGATTGCCATAGAGGAGAAAGAAATACGTAATAATGCGGCATCCAGAACTACAGATTTGCTGCGCAGAGTCTTTGCCTTGCAAGATTAATTTCTTTTTTTATCGCTTAACACAATAAAGGGTTTTATACTGCGTTAAATTTTTATATATCAGTCTCTTATAGTTGGTATAATATGTTAAAGTAATTCTTATTTTTTCAAAATTTTGAGTTAGTATTTTTTGAGTTAGTTAGTAAAAAACCGGTGGGAGCACCGGTTTTTTGTTTATAACCAATTTGATTTCTACCGTTGTTGTTACCAATTTTCTAGGCTTTGTCACTAGTAAATTATTATCGGGGTTTACCATTTTAAGAGGTTTTTAAGAAATGTGTCCCGTATTATGATTAATTTAAGACATTGCTAATTCATCAATCTAAATAGTAATCATGCAACAAATAAGAATCTTAATCACATTCTTACTGTTGAGCACATATGGACATTCCAAAACTAGCATTGTAATAGACCCTTTAAAGGTCAATGGAAAAAAAGTGTCTCAACCAGTATTGGACAAAGCAAATATTCTATTTTCAGAGAAAAAATTTCCCGAGGCTATTGAAAGCTACAAGGAAGTCTTAGAAATGGAAGTTATTAAACCCGCTTCCGTCCTAAAAAAAATGGCCCAAAGTTATTCCGCCTTAAAGGATGTAAACCATAGCATATCCTACATTGAAGAATATCTCCATGCCGATTTCAATACGGATGTTTTGGCCGACTCTTGGTTCGATGAAATTAGGGAAACAAACCAATTTGTGGAGGTTTCAGAGAAATACAACCCTAAGTTTACCATCTGGTCCTTCTTGTATCTATATGTATGTCTGATAGGTTTTTACACGGCTGTAGTCATCCATTTTAATAAGAAAATAGATAAGGTTGCCAAGATTTTAATAAGCAGCTTCATATTTATCCACTCTTTTTTTATTCTCCATATCTGTTTCAATATCACCAATTATCACTATAAATTCCCTCACACATATTTAATGTCTACTGGGTTCAGTTTTCTGTATGGCCCACTGCTCTATTTTTATTTTAAGAGAACAACACAGGAATATAAGTTCAGGGCAAAGGATGCATGGCATCTTTTGCCTACCCTTCTTTTTCTAATTTATGCCACACCAATATACCTATTGCCAGCTGAGGAAAAGTTTAACTTAATTCAAGGGAATTCGGGTGGAAGTCTTAATCTTGGCGTTTCCACTGAGTTAATGATAATCGTTATTCTCAAGCTTATATCCTTGATAGTTTATGGTTTTTATATAAGAAAGTTGTATAGAAAATCAAAAAAACAAGAAGGTATCAACAAGGAAAATAGAATTTGGCAAAGAAATATCTATTTCATTCATATTTCGTATGTTTTTTGTTATGCGGCCTACGGCCTTTTAATCACCAATTACCAAATGGCAGATTTCTTGATTCATTTTCAAATTATCTGTATGGCCACAATGGTCATGTATATAGGCTACTGTGCCAATGTGCAGCCAAGCGTTTTTAATGGTTCCTCGACCTTTAAAAACCTTTTCTTTAAATACGAAAAATCTGGATTAACCAATAGTCTTTCACATGAACTGAGAGAACACCTTATCAAACTTTTTGAGGTCGATAAAATTCATAAGGAAAATGATTTAAACCTAGAAAAAGTAGCCGAAAGGCTCAACACCACTAGGCACAATGCGTCACAAGTCATTAACGAACACTTTAATATGAACTTTAACGAACTGGTAAATACATATCGGATTAACGAGGCAAAGGAAATATTCAACACGGATTTTCAAAAAAACCTCAACATCATAGATGTGGCGTATGAGGTGGGGTTTAATAATAAGGTAACCTTCAACAAGGCCTTCAAAAAAGACACACAGGTTACACCAAGCGAATACCAGCGAAACGTTTGCTCTGAGGTAATTAGATCGTAAAAACCGAGTAACCTTCAATCGGCTACGTAAACGTTTATAGGTGTTTCCCCTTTTTTAATGCCGAGAATGTTTCTTTGAAGCGGTCTTTGCAATGTATAAAGCAGCTCTGAAGTACATCTTCCAAAGGAAATAGTATTAAAAAACCTCAGGAGTTTTGTTTGAATTAGTCATCAAACCCTTCAGGGCTGCACTTTGCACCAATATTTCTTCTCAAAGTCATTCTGCCTTTAACATACCCGTACACCATTCACAATTTTAACATTCATCAATATTCATTTTAAAAATTGAGAAATACGCATATCACTGTGGTCTATTTTCAATTATTAAAAATATAACCCAATTAGATCTATTTGTTATAAAACGTAAACCACAAGTAAAGATTCATCGGAACGGTAAACGTTTATAAGCATTTCCCAGAATGAACATGGGACCCATTTACTTTGGCCTGAATGACTAATGCAACAATGGCTCTAAAGGTAATATCCAAAAAACCATTTCCATTTCTTTAAAGTGCGCCGCACCAATTACGGATATAAACCGAAAAGACTATCACTTGTATTACTGGATTCATAGCTAACTCATTTAAATCTTTAAGTATGAAAAAAAAATGTATTTGGTTGTTTATGCTTTTTCTCACGGGAATGACATGGGCATATTCACAACAAAAAACCGTAACGGGTAATGTAGTTGATGAAGAGGGTGTTCCATTGCCCGGTGTCAATATTTTGATAAAGGGTACCACTTCAGGAATTCAAACCGATTTTGATGGAAACTATGCCATTGAGGTTTCCCCCGGTCAGGTTTTGGTCTTTTCCTATATAGGACAGCGAAAAGAGGAAAGGACGGTAGGATCAGAAAATGTAATCAATGTAACCATGGTAGAGGATGCCGCTCAGTTGGAAGAGGTAATTGTAACCGCCCAAGGTATTAAGCGAGAAAAAAAGGCTTTGGGTTATGCCATTACTACATTGGGTGAAGATGCCGTTCAAAGTAGACCGGAAGCCGATATTGCCAGAGTACTCAATGGAAAGGTTGCAGGTGTTAATATCGTAGGTACTGGTGGCTTGGCAGGTAGTGGTACAAACATTACCATTAGGGGAAGTGTTTCCATCACCGGTAACAATCAACCACTTTTCGTAGTCAATGGCATTCCTTTCAATACTAACACAAATGCCGAAAGTAATGTTACCACAGGTAACGGTTCAGTTTCTGCTTCTAGCCGATTTTTGGACATTGACCCCAATAATATTGCAAACATCAGTATTCTTAAGGGACTTAGTGCAACAGTTCTCTATGGGGATGCGGGAAGGAACGGTGTGGTACTCATTACCACAAAAACAGGCCAGACTGATGAGATAGAAAAGGGTTTCGAAATAACCGCAAGTCAATCCGTATTTGTAAACCAGATAGCGAATCTGCCAGAATATCAAAATACTTATGGACAAGGCGGTGATAATTCCG
This window of the Maribacter cobaltidurans genome carries:
- the purU gene encoding formyltetrahydrofolate deformylase, translated to MKIIILIHCPDQKGIISSVTGFIQNHSGNIVYLDQHVDKSANVFFMRLESDFENVDLELLEKNFNTELADKYAMQWSLHTDSKKPKMAIFVSKYNHCLYDLLSRFNSGELPVEIPFILSNHPDLKYVADQFDIPYHYIPFNKENRAECEKKQIALLKEYEVDFIVLARYMQIVSGNLINLYPDKIINIHHSFLPAFAGAKPYHAAFERGVKIIGATSHYVTEELDAGPIIEQDVTPVSHIHSISDFINKGRDLEKIVLSRAVKLHVHRKTMVYNNKTVIFS
- a CDS encoding DUF4197 domain-containing protein produces the protein MRRKFGVIVVLFMMVSCNELQQVVNQLPSGTTLGNAEIANGLKAALEKGISDQVDKLTQTDGFFKNELVKILLPEELRKVDKTLRDIGLGNLADEGLKVLNRAAEDAVSEATPIFVDAVKGMTFNDAKSILLGEDNAATSYLTQRTRTALYDKFNPVIKSSFEKVGADQIWSNLINRYNTIPLTNDVNPDLTDYVTQEALDGVFTMIAIEEKEIRNNAASRTTDLLRRVFALQD
- a CDS encoding helix-turn-helix domain-containing protein — encoded protein: MQQIRILITFLLLSTYGHSKTSIVIDPLKVNGKKVSQPVLDKANILFSEKKFPEAIESYKEVLEMEVIKPASVLKKMAQSYSALKDVNHSISYIEEYLHADFNTDVLADSWFDEIRETNQFVEVSEKYNPKFTIWSFLYLYVCLIGFYTAVVIHFNKKIDKVAKILISSFIFIHSFFILHICFNITNYHYKFPHTYLMSTGFSFLYGPLLYFYFKRTTQEYKFRAKDAWHLLPTLLFLIYATPIYLLPAEEKFNLIQGNSGGSLNLGVSTELMIIVILKLISLIVYGFYIRKLYRKSKKQEGINKENRIWQRNIYFIHISYVFCYAAYGLLITNYQMADFLIHFQIICMATMVMYIGYCANVQPSVFNGSSTFKNLFFKYEKSGLTNSLSHELREHLIKLFEVDKIHKENDLNLEKVAERLNTTRHNASQVINEHFNMNFNELVNTYRINEAKEIFNTDFQKNLNIIDVAYEVGFNNKVTFNKAFKKDTQVTPSEYQRNVCSEVIRS